In a genomic window of Methanogenium sp. S4BF:
- a CDS encoding IPT/TIG domain-containing protein, which produces MTKKFMILALAVILITLTGVAGVAAAGISDVSPSEGTVGTELTITGSGFGDKRGEVLLGDDKLQVVDWSDTEIICKVFKVHPAGDYTITVLMQGDKKVADPMTYAPFTIQKPEILEEEGLTLDGDIVTIEGKFFGDKQGVIRLAYADVKEEMEIEIEKGKIVDWSMNSTSFRVPEGLTGRFILEVDNVIGTDYALLDLEGGPPLVGMVWPDGWGQYESTDNARGVYYNDQLYIFSLWYSSTQIFSDNFYRIEVRTFKDGVLSGASQLWDGTSYAEPAPLVVQYPNGPEKLFVFVTGRNGNLYFTRLNGNVWEDGDWLKIQDTFTGVTPTTKADGWEVAPVFNPITNRIYVYYAKDYKDYLYFVYSDNFGYDWHYGGKVYDSPVVTSSPGAVFYVPPDIPSTDVLLAVQDTSQQIRLCHIAMGSVVNSEILDTGNVEDMGRPFLTDIGDGTIALVYGENHSPNAAINGDWYLPYIKKFNKTTGVWSDGYQLYALPDLGTAQGTYTFQWQPNGAMYNDNFYLFYGFELTAWYSDDTNDGPWWKFKVADLGP; this is translated from the coding sequence ATGACAAAGAAATTTATGATTCTGGCTCTTGCCGTTATCCTGATCACCCTGACGGGTGTCGCGGGAGTGGCTGCGGCCGGGATATCCGACGTGAGTCCCTCAGAGGGCACCGTGGGAACCGAGCTGACAATCACCGGCTCCGGCTTCGGCGATAAGAGAGGAGAGGTCCTGCTGGGTGACGATAAACTCCAGGTGGTGGACTGGAGCGACACAGAGATCATCTGTAAGGTGTTCAAAGTTCATCCCGCCGGGGACTACACCATCACGGTCCTGATGCAGGGGGATAAAAAGGTTGCCGATCCGATGACCTATGCCCCCTTCACCATCCAAAAGCCGGAGATCTTAGAAGAAGAGGGATTGACGCTGGACGGTGATATTGTCACGATTGAAGGAAAGTTCTTCGGCGATAAGCAGGGAGTAATCCGCCTCGCGTATGCTGATGTCAAAGAAGAGATGGAGATAGAAATAGAGAAGGGAAAGATCGTGGACTGGAGCATGAACTCCACCAGCTTCAGGGTGCCTGAAGGTCTGACAGGACGATTCATTCTGGAAGTCGATAACGTTATTGGAACGGATTACGCCCTCCTGGATCTGGAAGGCGGTCCGCCGCTGGTGGGTATGGTCTGGCCGGACGGGTGGGGACAATACGAATCCACCGATAACGCCAGAGGGGTCTATTACAACGACCAACTCTACATATTCTCCCTCTGGTACTCGAGTACTCAGATATTCTCAGATAATTTCTATCGCATCGAGGTCCGGACGTTCAAGGACGGCGTGCTCTCCGGTGCCTCACAGTTGTGGGATGGCACATCCTATGCCGAACCCGCACCGCTGGTAGTTCAATACCCGAATGGCCCGGAGAAGTTGTTTGTGTTTGTTACAGGACGCAATGGAAATCTCTACTTCACGAGATTGAATGGTAATGTCTGGGAGGACGGCGACTGGCTGAAGATTCAGGACACTTTCACAGGCGTAACTCCAACAACAAAAGCAGATGGTTGGGAGGTTGCTCCGGTATTCAACCCGATAACCAACCGGATATATGTCTACTACGCCAAGGATTACAAAGATTACCTCTACTTTGTTTACAGTGATAATTTTGGATACGACTGGCATTATGGCGGAAAAGTGTACGATTCTCCTGTAGTGACGTCGTCGCCCGGTGCTGTCTTCTATGTTCCCCCTGATATCCCGTCAACAGATGTACTCCTGGCGGTACAGGACACATCCCAGCAGATACGTCTCTGTCACATTGCGATGGGTTCAGTGGTCAATTCGGAAATCCTGGATACCGGGAATGTGGAAGATATGGGCCGGCCGTTCCTGACGGACATTGGCGATGGCACCATCGCGCTGGTGTACGGAGAGAACCACTCACCGAATGCTGCTATAAACGGCGATTGGTACCTTCCATACATCAAGAAGTTCAATAAAACGACAGGCGTTTGGAGCGACGGGTACCAGCTCTATGCCTTACCTGATCTCGGAACCGCTCAGGGGACATATACATTCCAATGGCAGCCCAATGGTGCAATGTATAACGATAACTTCTACCTCTTCTACGGGTTCGAACTGACTGCCTGGTATAGTGATGATACGAATGACGGTCCCTGGTGGAAGTTTAAAGTGGCCGACCTTGGTCCCTGA
- a CDS encoding serine hydrolase domain-containing protein, with the protein MSIIVLMALFLLACPPVHADGTGPSTDQELINPSDVEAFFNTAVPAGLAEYNIPGAVVSVVQDGELIFAKGYGYSDIDSKNTVDPEATHFHIGSITKLFTWTCVMQLVEEGRIDLDTDVNTYLTGFSLPDTYPGQPVTMRHLMTHSAGFEEQEVHFAVADAADLYSFRIYCRDNIPAIVYPPGTVTAYSNYGTTLAAVIIEDITGIPYGQYVQENILTPLGMTDTIVSYPLTPEADAATASGYHYTGEANVAVPDTVFVIGPAGTISSTAADMAKFAAVHMENGTWNGVEILSSDTASLMHAPAFANDPRVSSMCLGFYENHIEGERIITHGGDTDTFHSLLVIIPERKTGYFVSYNSPGGNSARNDLLMAFVDHFFPDDDETATGGEPAGLEEAYDGTAPAPSVQAFAGTYQSTRHNYRTFEYYLSPPQQIQAAAGEGGTILLMRSGKTPTPYTEIEPGVFAQTNGANTYAGDVVFRENADGDVTLLCLENVPIMAFERVPWYGTDGFVDAVKNAATIILLTALLWPLMAICRRAYSPDNGEMNADEPTKTDKRTAPSSQLPFCARMVTGTAALLVLLFVLILLPAVTADAALIQSYMFDRTTPPALAMALSVPVIAALLSVASTIFLLPVWRRSWWTLRHRLHYTLVVIGLFLMMWWVNYWNLLVFRV; encoded by the coding sequence ATGAGCATTATCGTTCTTATGGCGTTATTCCTTCTTGCATGTCCACCGGTACATGCAGATGGCACCGGGCCATCTACCGATCAAGAGCTCATAAATCCCTCTGATGTTGAAGCATTTTTTAACACAGCGGTTCCTGCAGGACTGGCGGAGTACAACATACCAGGTGCCGTGGTCTCTGTCGTGCAGGACGGAGAGCTGATCTTTGCAAAAGGATACGGGTATTCTGACATTGATAGTAAAAATACAGTCGACCCGGAAGCGACACACTTTCATATCGGATCAATAACCAAGCTCTTCACTTGGACCTGTGTTATGCAGCTGGTGGAGGAAGGAAGAATTGATCTCGATACGGATGTCAATACGTATCTGACCGGTTTCTCTCTCCCGGACACCTACCCCGGACAGCCGGTGACCATGCGGCACCTGATGACCCATTCGGCAGGATTCGAGGAGCAGGAGGTGCATTTCGCTGTGGCCGATGCAGCGGATCTCTACTCATTCAGGATCTACTGCAGGGATAACATCCCCGCCATCGTCTATCCGCCGGGGACAGTCACCGCCTACTCGAATTATGGCACAACACTTGCTGCAGTCATTATTGAGGATATCACCGGGATCCCCTATGGGCAGTATGTACAGGAGAACATCCTCACCCCGCTTGGTATGACGGACACCATTGTCTCCTATCCACTCACACCAGAGGCTGACGCGGCAACTGCCTCAGGGTATCACTATACCGGAGAGGCGAATGTGGCCGTTCCGGACACCGTCTTTGTCATCGGTCCGGCGGGGACGATCAGCTCCACGGCGGCCGACATGGCGAAATTCGCCGCGGTTCACATGGAAAACGGCACATGGAACGGTGTGGAGATTCTCTCTTCAGATACCGCCTCCCTTATGCACGCCCCGGCATTCGCAAACGACCCACGTGTCAGCAGCATGTGCCTCGGGTTTTATGAAAACCACATTGAGGGCGAGCGGATCATAACCCACGGAGGCGATACCGACACCTTCCATTCCCTGCTGGTCATTATCCCGGAGAGAAAGACAGGATATTTCGTCTCCTACAACAGCCCCGGGGGGAACTCAGCGAGAAATGATCTCCTGATGGCGTTCGTCGACCATTTCTTCCCGGACGATGACGAGACAGCGACCGGGGGTGAACCGGCCGGACTGGAGGAAGCCTATGACGGAACGGCTCCTGCACCATCCGTTCAAGCGTTTGCAGGCACCTACCAGTCGACACGCCACAACTACCGGACGTTCGAGTATTATCTCTCGCCGCCCCAGCAGATACAGGCCGCGGCAGGCGAGGGGGGGACGATTCTCCTTATGCGAAGCGGGAAAACACCCACCCCCTATACCGAGATCGAACCGGGTGTCTTTGCTCAGACAAACGGGGCGAATACCTATGCGGGGGATGTGGTCTTTCGGGAGAATGCAGACGGCGATGTGACGCTCCTTTGCCTCGAAAACGTCCCGATCATGGCCTTCGAACGGGTGCCATGGTATGGGACGGATGGATTCGTGGATGCGGTGAAGAATGCGGCCACCATCATTCTGCTGACGGCCCTCCTCTGGCCCCTGATGGCGATTTGCCGACGGGCTTACAGTCCGGATAATGGAGAGATGAACGCGGATGAACCAACGAAAACGGACAAAAGAACAGCACCATCTTCGCAGCTGCCGTTCTGTGCACGGATGGTTACGGGGACAGCAGCCCTTCTCGTTCTCCTCTTCGTCCTCATTCTTCTTCCGGCGGTCACGGCAGATGCAGCGTTGATCCAGTCGTACATGTTCGACCGGACTACACCTCCTGCCCTTGCGATGGCCCTTTCAGTCCCGGTCATCGCAGCCCTGCTGTCGGTGGCAAGCACCATATTCCTTCTGCCGGTCTGGAGGCGGTCATGGTGGACGCTCCGGCACCGGCTGCATTATACCCTCGTTGTCATCGGGCTCTTCCTGATGATGTGGTGGGTGAATTACTGGAACCTGCTGGTATTTCGGGTGTAG
- a CDS encoding KamA family radical SAM protein yields MYQPKYITGLAKVPGLSAAEKQALAKVQDKFAFRSNEYYLSLIDWSDPHDPIRRIVIPDPAELEEWGTLDASEESQYIVAPGMEHKYEQTALVLVSDMCAGFCRYCFRKRLFMDTNREVVRDISKDLSYIASHPEITNVLLSGGDTLFLSTKQLENIIRQFREIDHVRIIRIGTKVPAYNPYRILNDPQLPDVIRKYGTDEKKIYIITQFNHPRELTKPAIRGINILQDAGAVFANQTPILRGINDDPDVVAELHRNLSFVGIAPYYVFQCRPTLGNRHFVVPVEEAYFILEKAKMNCSGLAKRFTFAMSHVCGKIAVVGVDDERTYMKYHQAASWDDIGKCMSFNRTPGALWFDDYGCPVSEKRVE; encoded by the coding sequence ATGTACCAGCCAAAATATATCACCGGTCTCGCAAAGGTGCCGGGCCTTTCAGCAGCTGAAAAACAGGCCCTTGCCAAGGTTCAAGATAAATTTGCCTTTCGTTCAAACGAATATTATCTTTCTCTTATTGATTGGAGCGACCCTCATGATCCGATACGAAGAATCGTCATTCCTGATCCGGCAGAGCTTGAGGAGTGGGGAACACTTGACGCCTCGGAGGAGTCCCAGTATATCGTTGCGCCCGGAATGGAGCACAAATATGAACAGACGGCACTTGTTCTGGTAAGTGATATGTGTGCGGGATTCTGTCGGTACTGTTTTAGAAAGAGGCTGTTTATGGATACAAACAGAGAGGTTGTACGGGATATTTCCAAAGATTTGTCCTACATCGCATCCCACCCGGAGATAACAAATGTCCTCCTCAGCGGGGGGGATACTCTGTTTCTTTCAACAAAACAGCTTGAAAACATCATCCGGCAGTTCAGGGAAATAGACCACGTCCGCATAATCCGGATCGGGACCAAAGTTCCGGCATACAACCCCTACCGGATACTCAATGACCCTCAGCTTCCTGATGTGATCAGGAAATATGGAACGGACGAAAAAAAGATCTATATCATCACGCAGTTCAATCATCCACGGGAACTGACAAAACCGGCGATCCGGGGGATTAATATCCTGCAGGATGCAGGTGCGGTATTCGCCAACCAAACGCCGATTCTTCGGGGAATAAACGATGATCCTGATGTCGTGGCTGAGCTGCACCGGAATCTTTCCTTTGTCGGCATTGCCCCATACTATGTGTTTCAGTGCCGTCCTACCCTCGGGAACCGGCATTTCGTTGTACCGGTTGAGGAGGCATATTTCATCCTTGAAAAAGCAAAAATGAACTGTTCGGGGCTTGCAAAGCGGTTCACCTTTGCGATGTCCCATGTCTGCGGAAAGATCGCCGTGGTGGGTGTGGACGATGAGAGAACATACATGAAATACCACCAGGCAGCAAGTTGGGATGATATTGGGAAGTGTATGAGCTTTAACAGAACTCCCGGGGCATTGTGGTTTGATGATTATGGATGTCCTGTCTCTGAAAAAAGGGTTGAATGA
- a CDS encoding transglutaminase domain-containing protein, with translation MGTPRSVIPLTFAVFILICIAGCTGISGDPAEGSSPKAASSADDLYSQAQAAMKDEQYRTAGMLFEEAYSRYSDSGDAEKALAGRNEMFRANRTILEYPFNKTGAEADLMMKVSGITDAEIDNWLSCHAQKIRSDGETLYYEGISADYLYANYNLLRGTADKSIDFGCLARYAIQNGSPSSLSGGSLPYGNPVYYTGTEKLQIPAEMLPEIGMLKIWYPLPLETESQRNISVVNLSDEEYIVNGPVTTGGIGYVSYEIPAENIDGDLILTADIGYTSYEQIFEVDPDTVEAYDTDDPEYLLYTKSARNIEITDEIQERAAEIVGSETNPYLRAQMIYRYIIDTYPYSHTPHLSLDTIEPKTAESTYLFTTGHGDCGTQSMFFSALCRSLGIPARTTGGYQMLLSDTPGAHFWAEYYIEGYGWIPCDPTVAEIADWLDTSDENRELFKESLSSNLDPARFVIQKDVDAEMVPSFPDGAVVFRLVLQKPAIISEAGEYDLDLLSGDYFSIRLEAGTEI, from the coding sequence ATGGGCACCCCAAGATCCGTAATTCCGCTGACCTTTGCTGTTTTCATTCTCATCTGCATTGCCGGATGTACCGGCATATCCGGAGATCCTGCGGAAGGTTCTTCTCCGAAAGCTGCATCATCTGCAGATGATCTGTATTCACAAGCACAGGCTGCAATGAAGGACGAACAGTACAGGACTGCCGGGATGCTCTTTGAAGAGGCATATTCACGTTATTCAGACTCAGGTGACGCTGAAAAAGCCCTTGCTGGCAGGAATGAAATGTTTCGTGCGAACAGGACAATATTGGAGTATCCGTTCAACAAAACGGGCGCAGAGGCAGATCTGATGATGAAAGTTTCCGGGATCACAGACGCTGAAATAGATAACTGGCTGTCCTGTCATGCCCAGAAGATCCGTTCAGATGGGGAGACTCTCTATTATGAAGGAATATCGGCTGATTACCTCTATGCAAATTATAACCTTTTACGGGGAACCGCAGACAAAAGCATCGATTTTGGGTGTCTGGCGCGTTATGCGATTCAAAATGGATCTCCTTCCTCACTGTCCGGGGGAAGTCTGCCGTATGGAAACCCGGTGTATTACACGGGAACTGAAAAGCTGCAAATACCGGCTGAGATGCTTCCTGAAATCGGTATGCTGAAGATCTGGTATCCACTCCCGCTGGAGACGGAATCGCAAAGAAATATTTCGGTAGTAAATCTGTCAGATGAAGAGTATATCGTAAACGGACCGGTAACGACAGGAGGGATAGGATATGTCTCCTATGAGATTCCGGCTGAAAATATTGACGGGGACCTTATACTCACAGCGGATATCGGATACACCTCATATGAACAGATATTTGAGGTAGATCCGGATACTGTCGAGGCGTATGATACAGATGACCCGGAATATCTGCTGTATACAAAATCTGCACGGAATATTGAAATCACGGATGAAATACAGGAAAGGGCAGCAGAAATTGTCGGCAGTGAAACCAATCCGTATCTCCGGGCACAAATGATCTACCGGTATATCATTGACACATACCCATACAGCCACACCCCGCATTTGTCTCTTGATACCATTGAACCGAAAACGGCAGAATCGACATATCTGTTCACTACCGGACACGGTGACTGCGGGACACAGAGCATGTTCTTCTCAGCACTGTGCCGTTCCCTTGGCATACCTGCCCGGACAACCGGCGGATACCAGATGCTGTTGTCAGACACTCCCGGCGCTCATTTCTGGGCTGAATACTACATCGAAGGGTATGGATGGATTCCCTGTGATCCAACGGTTGCAGAGATAGCCGACTGGCTCGACACATCAGATGAGAACCGGGAACTGTTTAAGGAATCGCTCTCCTCCAACCTTGATCCGGCAAGATTTGTCATCCAGAAAGATGTCGATGCAGAAATGGTGCCCTCTTTTCCGGACGGTGCAGTCGTATTCAGACTGGTTCTGCAGAAGCCTGCAATCATCTCCGAAGCGGGAGAGTATGATCTGGATCTATTGTCCGGAGATTATTTTTCCATAAGGTTGGAGGCCGGGACTGAAATCTAA
- a CDS encoding GNAT family N-acetyltransferase encodes MGSNDWNLIRLSKDQIGPASEMLVRSFFNDSKLTHILPDEDSRKEKGRHLFAFELRYGLRYGRVMATSPNLEGVAVWLPSERSEITFWRAIWSGGMALQRGLGKDGMDRLLAFSDQVDLYHKKHLPGPHCYLFFIGVDPRYQGKGFGGRLIHPMLEWLDEKQMACYLNTQNEGNIGLYEHFGFRVAEQVTLPDSGIMHTGMIREPVVERDPSSD; translated from the coding sequence ATGGGTAGCAATGACTGGAACCTCATCCGTCTGTCAAAAGATCAGATAGGCCCGGCCAGCGAGATGCTCGTCAGATCATTTTTCAATGATTCGAAGCTGACGCACATTCTCCCGGACGAAGATTCCCGGAAAGAGAAGGGGAGGCACCTCTTCGCATTCGAACTCCGCTATGGACTAAGGTACGGCCGGGTCATGGCCACCTCCCCAAACCTCGAAGGAGTTGCCGTCTGGCTTCCCTCGGAGCGATCGGAGATCACGTTCTGGCGGGCCATCTGGTCCGGGGGGATGGCGCTGCAGAGAGGGCTCGGGAAGGACGGGATGGACCGGCTCCTCGCATTCTCTGATCAGGTCGATCTTTACCACAAAAAGCACCTTCCCGGCCCCCACTGCTACCTCTTCTTCATCGGGGTTGACCCCCGCTACCAGGGAAAGGGATTTGGAGGGAGGCTGATCCACCCGATGCTCGAATGGCTGGACGAAAAACAGATGGCCTGCTACCTGAACACCCAGAACGAGGGGAACATCGGGCTCTACGAACACTTCGGGTTCCGGGTGGCTGAGCAGGTCACCCTGCCGGACTCCGGGATCATGCACACCGGGATGATCCGGGAGCCCGTGGTCGAAAGGGATCCTTCCTCAGATTAG